A DNA window from Jaculus jaculus isolate mJacJac1 chromosome 1, mJacJac1.mat.Y.cur, whole genome shotgun sequence contains the following coding sequences:
- the LOC101600803 gene encoding histo-blood group ABO system transferase 1-like isoform X2 → MPDMLRTVVGKQKCSSFYSGIFPVIIVILVFFSVVTAGERDAREVVTLSRMIYTQPKVLTPARSDVLILTPWLAPIVWEGTFNIDILNEQFRLRNTTIGLTVFAIKKYVVFLKLFLETAEQHFMVGHRVNYYVFTDRPADVPQVPLGAGRRLAVLTVRNYTRWQDVSMHRMEMISRFSELRFQHEVDYLVCTDVDMKFRDHVGVEILSELFGTLHPGFYRGNREAFTYERRPQSQAFIPKDEGDFYYLGGLFGGSVAEVLQLTKSCHEAMVVDQANGIEAVWHDESHLNKYLLYHKPTKVLSPEYLWDQQLLGWPPIMKKLRYMAVPKNHKAIRN, encoded by the exons GAAAGCAAAAATGTTCCTCCTTTTATAGTGGAATCTTTCCTGTGATAATTGTCATCTTGGTCTTCTTTAG TGTGGTCACTGCTGGAGAGCGGGATGCTCGGGAAGTTGTCACCTTGTCAAG GATGATCTACACCCAGCCAAAGGTGCTCACACCTGC TAGGAGCGATGTCCTTATCCTGACTCCATGGCTGGCTCCCATTGTGTGGGAGGGGACCTTCAACATCGACATCCTCAATGAGCAGTTCAGGCTTCGCAACACCACCATTGGACTGACCGTGTTTGCCATCAAAAA ATATGTGGTCTTCCTGAAGTTGTTCTTGGAGACAGCCGAGCAGCACTTCATGGTTGGACACAGGGTCAACTACTATGTCTTCACTGACCGGCCAGCAGACGTGCCGCAAGTGCCCTTGGGTGCAGGACGGCGGCTGGCGGTCCTGACCGTGCGCAACTACACTCGCTGGCAGGACGTGTCTATGCACCGCATGGAGATGATCAGCCGCTTCTCGGAGCTGCGCTTCCAGCACGAGGTGGATTACCTGGTCTGTACTGATGTGGACATGAAGTTCCGTGACCACGTGGGTGTGGAGATCCTGTCAGAACTCTTCGGAACTCTGCATCCGGGTTTCTACAGAGGCAACCGAGAGGCCTTCACCTATGAGCGCCGGCCCCAGTCTCAGGCCTTCATACCTAAGGACGAAGGTGATTTTTACTACCTGGGAGGCCTATTTGGGGGGTCTGTGGCAGAGGTTCTCCAGCTCACCAAGTCCTGTCATGAAGCCATGGTGGTCGACCAGGCCAATGGCATTGAGGCCGTGTGGCACGATGAGAGCCACCTGAACAAGTACCTGCTATACCACAAGCCCACTAAGGTGCTGTCCCCAGAGTACCTGTGGGACCAGCAGCTGCTAGGTTGGCCCCCCATCATGAAGAAGCTCCGTTATATGGCTGTGCCCAAGAACCACAAAGCAATCCGAAACTGA
- the LOC101600803 gene encoding histo-blood group ABO system transferase 1-like isoform X1, translating into MPDMLRTVVGKQKCSSFYSGIFPVIIVILVFFSYGFLSHFLGSPGPSETCVVTAGERDAREVVTLSRMIYTQPKVLTPARSDVLILTPWLAPIVWEGTFNIDILNEQFRLRNTTIGLTVFAIKKYVVFLKLFLETAEQHFMVGHRVNYYVFTDRPADVPQVPLGAGRRLAVLTVRNYTRWQDVSMHRMEMISRFSELRFQHEVDYLVCTDVDMKFRDHVGVEILSELFGTLHPGFYRGNREAFTYERRPQSQAFIPKDEGDFYYLGGLFGGSVAEVLQLTKSCHEAMVVDQANGIEAVWHDESHLNKYLLYHKPTKVLSPEYLWDQQLLGWPPIMKKLRYMAVPKNHKAIRN; encoded by the exons GAAAGCAAAAATGTTCCTCCTTTTATAGTGGAATCTTTCCTGTGATAATTGTCATCTTGGTCTTCTTTAG CTATGGGTTCCTGAGCCACTTCCTGGGAAGCCCAGGACCCTCTGAGACCTG TGTGGTCACTGCTGGAGAGCGGGATGCTCGGGAAGTTGTCACCTTGTCAAG GATGATCTACACCCAGCCAAAGGTGCTCACACCTGC TAGGAGCGATGTCCTTATCCTGACTCCATGGCTGGCTCCCATTGTGTGGGAGGGGACCTTCAACATCGACATCCTCAATGAGCAGTTCAGGCTTCGCAACACCACCATTGGACTGACCGTGTTTGCCATCAAAAA ATATGTGGTCTTCCTGAAGTTGTTCTTGGAGACAGCCGAGCAGCACTTCATGGTTGGACACAGGGTCAACTACTATGTCTTCACTGACCGGCCAGCAGACGTGCCGCAAGTGCCCTTGGGTGCAGGACGGCGGCTGGCGGTCCTGACCGTGCGCAACTACACTCGCTGGCAGGACGTGTCTATGCACCGCATGGAGATGATCAGCCGCTTCTCGGAGCTGCGCTTCCAGCACGAGGTGGATTACCTGGTCTGTACTGATGTGGACATGAAGTTCCGTGACCACGTGGGTGTGGAGATCCTGTCAGAACTCTTCGGAACTCTGCATCCGGGTTTCTACAGAGGCAACCGAGAGGCCTTCACCTATGAGCGCCGGCCCCAGTCTCAGGCCTTCATACCTAAGGACGAAGGTGATTTTTACTACCTGGGAGGCCTATTTGGGGGGTCTGTGGCAGAGGTTCTCCAGCTCACCAAGTCCTGTCATGAAGCCATGGTGGTCGACCAGGCCAATGGCATTGAGGCCGTGTGGCACGATGAGAGCCACCTGAACAAGTACCTGCTATACCACAAGCCCACTAAGGTGCTGTCCCCAGAGTACCTGTGGGACCAGCAGCTGCTAGGTTGGCCCCCCATCATGAAGAAGCTCCGTTATATGGCTGTGCCCAAGAACCACAAAGCAATCCGAAACTGA